A genomic segment from Flavobacterium sp. 9R encodes:
- the clpP gene encoding ATP-dependent Clp endopeptidase proteolytic subunit ClpP: MNYGKEFKKFATKHQGVNAMYYDKIVAAMNPTNMTPYIIEERQLNVSQLDVFSRLMMDRIIFLGTGIDDQIANIVQAQLLFLESADASKDIQIYLNSPGGSVYAGLGIYDTMQYIKPDVATICTGMAASMGAVLLCAGAAGKRSALPHSRVMIHQPSGGAQGVASDMEINLREMLKLKDELYRIISHHSGQSFDKVYADSERDYWMISDEAKEYGMIDEVLRR; the protein is encoded by the coding sequence ATGAACTACGGTAAAGAATTTAAAAAATTTGCTACAAAGCACCAAGGAGTAAATGCTATGTATTACGATAAAATCGTTGCAGCAATGAATCCAACGAATATGACTCCATACATTATTGAAGAACGTCAATTGAACGTATCTCAATTGGATGTTTTTTCAAGATTAATGATGGATAGAATCATTTTCTTAGGAACAGGAATCGATGACCAAATTGCCAATATTGTTCAAGCACAGTTGTTATTCTTAGAAAGTGCCGATGCATCCAAAGATATCCAGATTTACTTGAATTCACCAGGCGGAAGCGTATATGCAGGTTTAGGAATTTATGATACGATGCAATACATCAAACCTGATGTAGCGACTATTTGTACTGGTATGGCCGCTTCTATGGGAGCTGTTTTATTATGTGCTGGTGCAGCAGGAAAACGCTCGGCTTTGCCTCATTCACGTGTAATGATTCACCAGCCATCAGGAGGAGCACAAGGTGTAGCTTCGGATATGGAAATCAACTTACGCGAGATGTTGAAATTGAAAGACGAATTGTATAGAATCATTTCTCATCATTCAGGTCAATCTTTTGATAAAGTATATGCGGATAGCGAGCGCGATTATTGGATGATTTCTGATGAAGCAAAGGAATACGGAATGATAGATGAAGTTTTAAGAAGATAA
- a CDS encoding outer membrane protein assembly factor — translation MRLSLVIKRENVDLEKQVNKLNKILVLQKSIKIALTLILFGSFSQIKAQDRVPFDQGKKYILANVDVTGKISFNKQTVVTFSGLEKGQQITVPGEEISSAIKKLGKLGLFDEISFYVNKIENDSIFLELNIQELPKLKEVKFVGVKKSKTEALIKDNNLTKGKIVNENLITTTKNYIENKYKKDGFYNTKVVIVNTPADSATSNQVNMLINVDTGTKIKIASIDFVGNEKLSDKTLRAAMKETKQKKLTRILKKSKFIKAKYKEDLEKVIAVYKEKGYRDARIVSDSVAFDKELNAIKIKVNVEEGNKYYFGNIKFLGNTVYSDQGLSQVLGIKKGETYNGVLLEKRIADKTKPDGEDITNLYQNNGYLFSNINAVEVKTVNDTIDFEIRVTEGPIAYFNKISVVGNDKTNDRVIYRELRTKPGEKYSKEELVRTIREIGQLGFFDPEAIDPKFKNVDAGAGTVDIEYHLVEKGASQIELQGGYGGGGFIGTLGLSFNNFSARNMFKKEAYKPLPMGDGQKVSLRLQASTFFQTYSVSFSEPWFGGKKPVSFSSSLSYSKQFLQNFSSGNARVDKSKSFNILSLSVGISKRLSEPDDFTYLSHAVSFQNYDLNNYFTGLFSFGNGYSNNLAYTIGITHTNKGFNPIFPTYGSEFSFSAKFTPPYSLFNGVDYKNLGELKENKYIYDGSIGDSYVGENGIIVNKGDYVEAIPTQNTRPNSVTDYKDAVADPAKVDQKKFNWLEYYKIKFKADWYTKLYGKFVLRTLGEFGFMGAYNQNRGLVPFERFFLGGDGMQNFAMDGRETIQLRGYPNNSLTPLVNGTQDGATVYNKFSMELRYPITLKASASIYALAFMEAGSSYVNFKNYNPFDLSRSAGFGLRVFMPAFGLLGIDFGHGFDPIPGQTKANGWETHFIIGQQF, via the coding sequence ATGAGGCTATCCTTAGTTATCAAAAGAGAGAACGTAGATTTGGAAAAACAAGTGAACAAATTAAATAAAATTTTAGTGTTGCAAAAAAGTATAAAAATAGCCCTTACCTTAATCCTTTTTGGAAGTTTTTCACAAATAAAAGCACAAGACCGTGTCCCTTTTGATCAAGGCAAAAAATATATCCTCGCTAACGTAGACGTTACAGGAAAAATAAGCTTCAACAAACAAACAGTCGTAACTTTCTCAGGCCTTGAAAAAGGACAACAAATCACTGTACCAGGAGAAGAAATCAGTAGTGCTATTAAAAAACTAGGCAAACTAGGCTTATTTGATGAGATTTCATTTTATGTAAATAAAATAGAAAACGATAGCATTTTCCTTGAATTGAACATCCAAGAATTACCTAAATTAAAAGAGGTAAAATTTGTAGGTGTAAAGAAAAGCAAAACAGAAGCACTAATCAAAGACAACAACTTGACAAAAGGTAAGATTGTCAACGAAAATTTGATCACTACCACTAAAAACTACATCGAGAATAAATATAAAAAAGATGGATTTTACAATACCAAAGTAGTGATTGTAAACACTCCTGCTGACTCTGCAACCAGCAACCAAGTCAATATGTTAATCAATGTTGACACTGGAACTAAAATCAAAATAGCAAGCATTGATTTTGTTGGAAACGAAAAGCTATCCGACAAGACTTTAAGAGCTGCAATGAAAGAAACGAAGCAAAAAAAGTTAACTCGTATCTTAAAGAAATCTAAATTCATCAAAGCAAAATATAAGGAAGATTTAGAGAAGGTAATTGCCGTTTATAAAGAAAAAGGATATAGAGACGCCAGAATTGTTTCGGACTCTGTAGCCTTCGACAAAGAGCTAAACGCTATCAAAATTAAAGTCAATGTTGAAGAAGGAAACAAATATTACTTTGGAAACATAAAATTCCTAGGAAATACTGTATACTCAGACCAAGGACTATCTCAAGTTTTAGGGATTAAAAAAGGAGAAACATATAATGGAGTACTCCTAGAAAAACGTATAGCTGACAAAACAAAACCAGATGGTGAGGACATTACCAATTTATACCAAAACAATGGTTATTTATTCTCCAACATCAATGCTGTGGAGGTAAAAACAGTTAATGACACCATCGATTTTGAAATTCGAGTTACTGAAGGTCCAATTGCTTATTTTAATAAAATTTCGGTAGTTGGAAATGACAAAACTAATGATCGTGTTATTTATCGTGAATTAAGAACTAAACCAGGTGAAAAATACAGCAAAGAAGAATTGGTTCGTACTATTCGTGAGATTGGGCAATTAGGCTTTTTCGACCCTGAAGCCATTGATCCTAAATTCAAAAATGTTGATGCTGGTGCAGGAACCGTTGATATTGAATACCATTTAGTAGAAAAAGGAGCTAGCCAAATCGAATTGCAAGGAGGTTATGGTGGTGGTGGTTTCATAGGAACCTTAGGGCTTTCATTCAACAACTTCTCGGCAAGAAATATGTTCAAAAAAGAAGCCTATAAACCATTACCCATGGGAGATGGTCAAAAAGTATCTCTTCGTTTGCAAGCCAGTACTTTTTTCCAAACCTATAGTGTATCGTTTTCAGAACCTTGGTTTGGAGGTAAAAAACCTGTTTCTTTTAGCTCTTCATTATCTTACAGTAAGCAATTTTTACAAAACTTCTCAAGTGGAAACGCTAGAGTTGACAAAAGTAAAAGCTTTAATATTTTATCTCTTTCTGTTGGAATCTCAAAACGACTTAGTGAACCGGATGATTTCACCTATTTATCGCACGCTGTTAGTTTTCAAAACTATGACTTGAATAATTATTTTACAGGATTATTTAGTTTTGGAAATGGTTATTCTAACAACCTTGCCTATACAATAGGGATTACTCACACTAATAAAGGTTTTAACCCAATTTTCCCAACTTATGGATCTGAATTTAGTTTTTCAGCAAAATTCACACCACCTTACTCATTATTCAATGGGGTTGATTACAAAAACCTTGGCGAATTAAAGGAAAACAAATACATCTATGATGGTAGTATTGGTGATTCTTATGTGGGTGAAAACGGAATTATAGTAAACAAAGGAGATTACGTTGAGGCAATTCCAACGCAAAACACTAGACCAAATTCGGTTACCGATTACAAAGATGCTGTTGCTGACCCTGCAAAAGTAGATCAAAAGAAATTCAACTGGTTAGAATATTACAAAATCAAATTCAAAGCCGACTGGTATACTAAACTATATGGTAAATTCGTTTTAAGAACTTTAGGTGAATTTGGATTTATGGGTGCATACAACCAAAATAGAGGTTTAGTACCATTTGAACGTTTTTTCTTGGGAGGTGACGGAATGCAAAACTTTGCAATGGATGGTAGAGAAACCATTCAATTAAGAGGGTATCCAAACAATTCATTAACTCCATTAGTAAATGGAACACAAGATGGTGCAACAGTATACAATAAATTCTCAATGGAATTACGCTATCCAATTACCCTAAAAGCATCAGCATCTATTTATGCTTTAGCCTTTATGGAAGCAGGTTCGTCCTATGTTAATTTCAAAAACTACAACCCTTTCGACTTGAGTCGTTCAGCTGGTTTTGGTTTACGTGTTTTCATGCCAGCATTTGGTCTTTTAGGAATCGATTTTGGTCATGGATTTGATCCAATTCCTGGACAAACTAAAGCTAATGGATGGGAAACCCACTTCATTATTGGTCAGCAATTCTAA
- a CDS encoding isoprenyl transferase — MDLLEQINKERLPKHVAIIMDGNGRWAKKQGFLRAFGHESGTKSVKEIIKASVEIGIENLTLYAFSTENWNRPKLEVDTLMKVLINALKKEVDTLQKHNIKLNAIGNLEMLPKTAQNQLLEVINLTKNNNTMTLTLALSYGSREELTNAVRIISEKVKNNIISIDTIDDSIINEHLYTHNLPDVDLVIRTSGEHRISNFLLWQIAYAELYFTDILWPDFKEEDLYEAILSYQKRERRFGKTSEQIK; from the coding sequence ATGGACTTACTAGAACAAATAAATAAAGAAAGACTCCCCAAGCACGTTGCAATAATTATGGACGGCAACGGACGTTGGGCAAAAAAACAAGGCTTTCTAAGAGCCTTTGGTCACGAAAGTGGTACAAAATCAGTAAAAGAAATCATCAAAGCAAGTGTAGAAATAGGTATTGAAAATTTAACTCTCTATGCCTTTTCAACTGAAAATTGGAATCGCCCTAAACTAGAAGTAGACACCTTGATGAAAGTACTCATCAATGCCCTAAAAAAAGAGGTCGATACACTTCAAAAGCACAACATCAAACTGAACGCTATTGGCAACCTAGAGATGCTACCAAAGACTGCGCAAAACCAACTTTTGGAAGTTATTAATTTAACCAAAAACAATAACACAATGACGCTAACCCTAGCCTTAAGTTACGGATCTAGGGAAGAATTAACAAATGCAGTAAGAATAATTAGCGAGAAAGTTAAAAATAATATAATTTCAATTGACACTATTGACGATTCAATTATAAATGAGCATCTTTACACGCACAATTTACCGGATGTTGATTTAGTAATACGTACAAGTGGAGAACATAGAATTAGCAATTTTCTGCTCTGGCAAATTGCTTATGCTGAACTTTACTTTACGGATATTTTATGGCCGGACTTTAAAGAAGAAGATTTATATGAGGCTATCCTTAGTTATCAAAAGAGAGAACGTAGATTTGGAAAAACAAGTGAACAAATTAAATAA
- a CDS encoding CBS domain-containing protein, which yields MTEILNYITNDYKALDSQETIFDAQDRLDEISFSHFPVVEEGVYIGCIIKDDLETFDGDKKVADYRFTLEPFYARTTMIWLDVLEVFAKNHTNLVPVLDENNHYKGYYEIEDIIKFFHETPFLKEQGGIIIVQKGVLDYSMSQVAQIVESNNGKLLGLFVSEATTENVQITIKISLGGMNDIIQTFRRYNYEIISEHQEDNYINNLKERSDYLDKYLNI from the coding sequence ATGACAGAAATTTTAAACTACATAACCAACGACTACAAAGCCCTTGACAGCCAAGAAACTATTTTTGATGCACAAGACCGCTTAGATGAAATTTCTTTTTCTCATTTCCCTGTCGTAGAGGAAGGCGTTTATATTGGATGCATTATCAAGGATGACCTTGAGACCTTTGATGGAGACAAAAAAGTAGCTGATTACCGCTTTACTTTAGAACCTTTTTATGCAAGAACAACGATGATTTGGTTGGATGTTTTGGAGGTTTTTGCAAAAAATCATACCAATTTAGTTCCTGTTTTGGATGAAAACAACCATTATAAGGGCTATTATGAAATTGAAGACATCATCAAATTTTTTCACGAAACCCCTTTTTTAAAAGAACAAGGCGGAATCATTATAGTCCAAAAAGGTGTTTTGGATTATTCGATGAGCCAAGTGGCTCAAATCGTAGAGAGCAATAATGGGAAACTTTTAGGTTTGTTTGTTTCTGAAGCAACTACAGAAAACGTCCAGATTACAATAAAAATTAGTTTAGGTGGAATGAATGATATCATACAAACATTTAGACGTTATAATTATGAAATCATTTCTGAACATCAAGAAGACAATTATATCAATAATCTAAAAGAACGTTCCGATTATTTAGACAAGTACCTTAATATATAG
- a CDS encoding DUF6089 family protein, with protein MNKYFYLLLVLFSSGFSYSQIHEIGVFTGGSNFIGDVGPTTYIAPNKLAFGVLYKWNKSPRHAYRFSYTQSLISANDINSKEPSRLQRGFRFRNNIKEFSAGLEFNFFDFNLHESKLKITPYVFSGINYFFHDELYINNAGDTFKEKNGNSLAIPMTVGIKSNISRSFVIGLEVGARYTFTDNLDGSNPSSANLQQFRFGNINNTDWYVFSGVTLTYTFGEKPCYCAY; from the coding sequence ATGAATAAATATTTTTATTTACTTCTAGTACTATTTTCCAGCGGATTTTCTTATTCTCAAATTCACGAGATAGGTGTTTTTACTGGAGGAAGTAACTTTATAGGTGATGTTGGCCCAACCACTTACATTGCTCCAAATAAACTTGCCTTTGGAGTTTTATATAAATGGAACAAAAGTCCACGTCATGCTTATCGTTTTTCATACACCCAATCACTAATAAGTGCAAACGACATAAACTCAAAAGAACCTAGTAGATTACAAAGAGGTTTCCGCTTTAGAAACAATATCAAAGAATTTTCTGCTGGACTTGAATTTAACTTTTTTGATTTCAACTTGCATGAATCAAAACTTAAAATTACACCATACGTGTTTTCTGGAATTAATTATTTTTTCCACGATGAATTATACATAAACAACGCTGGAGACACTTTTAAAGAAAAAAATGGCAACTCATTGGCAATACCAATGACCGTTGGTATAAAATCAAATATTTCAAGAAGTTTTGTAATTGGGCTAGAAGTAGGCGCCCGCTATACTTTTACAGATAACCTTGATGGAAGTAATCCATCAAGTGCTAATCTGCAACAATTTCGATTTGGAAACATTAACAACACCGACTGGTATGTTTTTTCTGGGGTTACATTAACGTATACCTTTGGAGAAAAACCATGCTATTGTGCATACTAA
- a CDS encoding phage holin family protein: protein MKIILRLVITAVLVLLIANFMSGVHVASFVTSLIVAFVLGIINIFIKPIMILFTLPFTIFTLGLFLLVINAIVIIMCTKIVGGFTVDSFWTALVFSVVLSILQSISYKIFIKE from the coding sequence ATGAAAATAATACTCCGTCTTGTAATCACTGCTGTATTGGTTTTACTCATCGCCAACTTTATGTCTGGAGTTCATGTGGCTAGTTTTGTCACCTCTCTTATTGTCGCTTTCGTTTTGGGGATAATTAATATTTTTATCAAACCCATAATGATTTTATTCACTTTGCCGTTTACTATTTTTACTTTAGGATTGTTTCTACTCGTAATCAATGCAATCGTAATTATTATGTGTACCAAAATTGTAGGAGGATTTACAGTAGATTCTTTTTGGACAGCTTTAGTTTTTAGTGTTGTACTTTCAATATTACAATCGATATCCTATAAGATTTTTATAAAAGAGTAG
- a CDS encoding MOSC domain-containing protein — protein MLLLSEIWIYPVKSLGGISLSQARLTDRGLEHDRRWLLVDENGMFLSQREHAVLALFQPEMRTSGMVITYRKTGSFIEVPLCYTKDQALFTVTVWEDAIEAFEVDAAISAWFSAILGFSARLVYMPDDSHRKVDTDYAISSSDVTSFSDAYPFLIIGQSSLDDLNNRLKSPINMSRFRPNFVFTGGEPYEEDTWREFNIGTLLFYGVKPCGRCVMTTIDQERGVIAGKEPLKTLAKYRMKGNNVLFGQNLIGPTIGLVAVGDVLSIKKRV, from the coding sequence ATGTTGCTATTATCAGAAATTTGGATTTATCCAGTGAAATCTCTTGGCGGGATTTCTTTGTCGCAAGCACGGCTAACAGATCGTGGTTTGGAGCACGACAGGCGCTGGTTGTTAGTAGACGAAAACGGAATGTTTTTATCACAGCGAGAGCACGCAGTTTTGGCACTTTTTCAGCCTGAAATGCGTACAAGCGGAATGGTTATAACCTATCGGAAAACGGGTTCTTTTATCGAAGTGCCTCTTTGTTATACCAAAGACCAAGCTTTGTTTACAGTAACAGTTTGGGAGGATGCTATAGAAGCTTTCGAAGTTGATGCAGCAATTTCAGCGTGGTTTTCTGCTATTTTAGGATTCTCTGCTCGTTTGGTTTATATGCCCGATGATAGTCACAGAAAAGTAGATACGGACTATGCAATTTCGTCCTCGGATGTTACTTCTTTTTCCGATGCCTATCCTTTTTTAATAATCGGTCAGTCCTCATTGGACGATTTGAATAATCGATTAAAAAGCCCAATCAATATGAGTCGTTTTCGACCCAATTTCGTGTTTACTGGTGGGGAGCCCTATGAAGAAGACACTTGGAGGGAATTCAATATTGGTACCTTGCTTTTTTATGGAGTAAAACCTTGCGGGCGTTGCGTAATGACTACAATCGATCAAGAAAGAGGCGTTATTGCTGGCAAAGAGCCACTTAAAACTTTGGCTAAATATCGAATGAAAGGGAATAATGTGCTCTTTGGTCAAAACTTGATTGGACCAACTATAGGTCTAGTAGCGGTAGGTGATGTTTTGTCAATTAAAAAACGGGTTTAA
- a CDS encoding NAD kinase, whose translation MKVAIYGQYYLVSTEPIIKDIFVFFNENNIEMAIEATFLEMLYEKKIVRKEYKTFSSHAELDSSFDMLISIGGDGTMLRAVTLVRNSGVPLLGINAGRLGFLANVQKENIAAFMQLVLDKKYTLSKRTLLSLTCSPENESILELDFALNEVTVSRKDSTSMITIETYLNGEFLNSYWADGLIIATPTGTTGYSLSCGGPILTPDVKSLVITPIAPHNLNARPLVISDDTEIVLRVTGREDQYLVSLDSRITSIQNESVLTIKKTPFQINMIEIQDETFLKTLRNKLLWGEDRRN comes from the coding sequence ATGAAAGTAGCCATATACGGACAATATTATTTAGTTAGTACAGAGCCCATTATTAAAGATATTTTTGTTTTTTTCAATGAAAACAACATCGAAATGGCCATTGAAGCTACTTTCTTAGAAATGTTATACGAAAAGAAAATTGTACGCAAAGAATATAAAACTTTTAGTTCTCACGCAGAACTAGACAGTAGTTTTGATATGCTCATAAGTATAGGTGGTGACGGTACTATGTTAAGAGCGGTAACCTTGGTTCGCAATTCTGGTGTTCCTTTACTTGGAATTAATGCTGGAAGATTGGGATTTTTAGCCAATGTCCAAAAAGAGAATATTGCTGCGTTTATGCAATTAGTTTTGGATAAAAAATACACTTTATCAAAAAGAACATTACTCAGCTTAACTTGTTCGCCAGAAAACGAGTCTATTCTTGAATTAGACTTTGCATTGAATGAAGTTACAGTTAGTCGCAAAGACTCAACTTCAATGATTACTATAGAAACTTATTTGAACGGGGAGTTTTTAAATTCGTATTGGGCCGACGGATTGATTATCGCAACACCAACTGGAACAACTGGATACTCATTAAGCTGTGGCGGACCTATTTTAACCCCTGATGTAAAAAGCTTAGTAATAACCCCAATAGCTCCTCATAATCTTAATGCTAGACCACTTGTAATCTCAGATGATACAGAAATTGTACTTCGAGTAACAGGTAGAGAGGATCAATATTTGGTTTCACTCGATTCGAGAATTACTTCCATACAAAATGAATCCGTTTTGACCATCAAAAAAACACCGTTCCAAATTAATATGATTGAAATTCAGGATGAAACTTTTTTAAAGACATTACGCAATAAACTACTTTGGGGAGAAGATAGGAGAAACTAA
- a CDS encoding alpha/beta fold hydrolase: MLYSKIEGSGQPLVIMHGFLGMSDNWKTLGVQFAAEGFEVHLLDLRNHGRSFHSDDFSYELMVQDVYDYCKANSLANIDIIGHSMGGKVAMLLAATYPELICKLVVADIGPKYYAPHHQDILSGLNSVDFSIKPSRNEVDALLSVAIPDFGTRQFLLKSLYWKEPGQLAFRFNLNVFNQKIEQIGRPLPEDSYVDLPTLFIRGGNSKYIEDNDIPEIKRQFPNSEIKTILGAGHWLHAENPALFFEFCMDFFKK, encoded by the coding sequence ATGCTATACTCAAAAATAGAAGGTTCGGGTCAGCCTTTAGTTATTATGCACGGCTTTCTTGGAATGTCAGATAATTGGAAAACCCTAGGGGTTCAATTCGCGGCAGAAGGGTTTGAAGTACATCTTTTGGATTTGCGAAATCACGGACGCAGTTTTCACTCGGATGATTTTAGTTATGAGTTGATGGTGCAAGATGTGTACGACTATTGTAAAGCGAATAGTTTAGCAAACATCGATATCATTGGACATTCTATGGGAGGTAAAGTGGCAATGCTTTTGGCTGCGACTTATCCAGAATTGATTTGTAAGCTAGTCGTTGCCGATATTGGTCCTAAGTATTATGCACCGCATCATCAAGATATTCTTAGTGGCTTAAATTCAGTTGATTTTTCAATAAAGCCAAGTCGGAATGAAGTAGATGCTTTACTTTCAGTTGCTATTCCTGACTTTGGAACGCGACAATTTTTATTGAAAAGTTTGTATTGGAAGGAACCTGGACAATTGGCTTTTCGATTCAATTTAAATGTCTTTAATCAAAAAATTGAGCAAATTGGCAGACCACTTCCAGAAGATAGTTATGTTGATTTGCCGACACTTTTTATTCGAGGAGGTAATTCAAAGTATATCGAAGACAATGATATCCCAGAAATAAAACGTCAATTTCCTAATTCAGAGATAAAAACTATTTTAGGTGCTGGACATTGGCTTCATGCAGAGAACCCAGCTTTGTTTTTTGAATTCTGTATGGATTTTTTCAAAAAGTAA
- a CDS encoding pyridoxine 5'-phosphate synthase: protein MTKLSVNINKIATLRNARGGNVPNLLQVATDIQKFGAQGITIHPRPDERHIRYQDARDLKSIVYTEYNIEGNPQHNFIDLVLECKPTQVTLVPDAIGAITSSAGWDTIANESYLTEVIQEFQRNGIRTSIFVDPLLDMIEGAKKTGTDRIELYTEAFAHEYGLGNVKGIDSYVQAAQLANELGLGINAGHDLSLDNIQFFKQNIPGLLEVSIGHALISEAIYLGLDNVVNMYLQKLK from the coding sequence ATGACAAAGTTAAGCGTAAACATCAATAAAATAGCTACGTTGCGTAATGCCAGAGGAGGGAATGTCCCAAATTTACTGCAAGTGGCCACTGATATTCAGAAATTTGGAGCTCAAGGAATTACAATACATCCACGTCCAGATGAACGTCATATTCGCTATCAAGATGCTCGCGATTTAAAATCAATTGTGTATACAGAATACAACATCGAAGGCAATCCACAACACAATTTTATCGATTTGGTGTTAGAATGCAAACCGACTCAAGTGACTTTGGTTCCAGACGCCATTGGAGCCATTACTTCTTCTGCTGGTTGGGATACGATTGCCAATGAATCTTATTTGACAGAGGTGATTCAAGAATTTCAACGCAATGGTATTCGAACTTCAATTTTTGTTGACCCTTTGCTCGATATGATTGAAGGTGCAAAAAAAACAGGAACAGACAGAATTGAATTGTATACAGAAGCTTTTGCTCACGAGTACGGACTTGGAAATGTTAAAGGAATTGATTCTTATGTCCAAGCAGCACAGTTGGCTAACGAGTTGGGACTAGGTATTAATGCTGGACACGATTTGAGTTTGGATAATATTCAGTTTTTCAAACAAAATATTCCTGGTTTGTTAGAGGTTTCTATTGGTCACGCGCTAATTTCTGAGGCTATTTATCTAGGATTGGATAATGTAGTTAATATGTATTTGCAAAAGTTGAAGTAA
- a CDS encoding trigger factor, with protein sequence MDIKRVAIDAVTETIVMNVVHMDYKGQVAKRINEKMPLAQVKGFRKGAVPKDLVEKQYGKAIKIEEVKKVIDLALERYIQSERLNLLGTPLAKEDENRDWSAEELTFEFEIGLVPNFELDLEAKNDIVKYIVTADDKLIDGQVARIQKQFGKAIPQEVVAEGCDLTGIFSSEANGINNPTTIALDTFKDKATQDLFIGKKVGDVVTVNTKGLFEDDHQLMDYLKVGHDNVHDLAVDVDFTIEAINASEPAELNQELFDKLFGEGNVATLEELKAKIKEDAEAQFAQQADQKLLADVQNFLIDNTKFDLPAEFLKKWLQTVGEKKLSPAEAEVEYARSEKGLRFQLIEGRAMAQSNIQITFEDLKTFTTNAIKQQMAQFGQTNPSDEEVQGIVARVLSNQEEVRRLSDQVVAAKLLELFKEKANPTTKEVTYEEFIAASYGE encoded by the coding sequence ATGGATATTAAAAGAGTAGCTATAGATGCTGTGACTGAAACAATTGTGATGAATGTGGTACACATGGATTACAAAGGTCAAGTAGCCAAAAGAATCAATGAAAAAATGCCATTGGCGCAAGTTAAAGGTTTTAGAAAAGGTGCTGTGCCAAAAGATTTGGTTGAAAAACAATACGGAAAAGCAATCAAAATAGAAGAAGTTAAAAAAGTAATTGATTTAGCTTTGGAGCGTTACATTCAGTCTGAAAGATTGAATCTTTTAGGTACTCCTCTTGCAAAAGAAGATGAAAATAGAGATTGGTCAGCAGAAGAATTGACTTTTGAGTTCGAAATTGGTTTAGTGCCTAACTTTGAATTGGATTTAGAAGCTAAAAACGACATCGTAAAATACATCGTTACTGCTGATGATAAATTAATTGACGGGCAAGTAGCGCGTATTCAAAAACAATTTGGAAAAGCAATTCCTCAAGAAGTGGTTGCTGAAGGATGTGATTTAACTGGAATTTTCTCTAGCGAAGCAAATGGAATCAACAATCCAACAACAATTGCATTAGATACTTTCAAAGACAAAGCGACTCAAGATTTATTTATTGGTAAAAAAGTAGGTGATGTTGTAACGGTAAACACTAAAGGTTTATTTGAAGACGATCACCAATTGATGGACTACCTAAAAGTAGGACACGATAATGTACACGACTTAGCAGTTGATGTTGATTTTACTATCGAAGCAATCAATGCTTCTGAGCCAGCAGAATTGAACCAAGAATTGTTTGATAAATTATTTGGTGAAGGAAATGTAGCTACATTAGAAGAATTGAAAGCAAAAATCAAAGAAGATGCTGAGGCGCAATTCGCTCAACAAGCAGATCAAAAATTATTGGCTGATGTTCAAAACTTTTTGATTGACAACACTAAATTTGATTTGCCAGCTGAATTCTTGAAAAAATGGTTGCAAACTGTTGGTGAGAAAAAATTATCTCCTGCTGAAGCTGAAGTTGAATATGCACGTTCAGAAAAAGGATTGCGTTTTCAATTAATCGAAGGAAGAGCAATGGCACAAAGTAACATTCAAATCACTTTTGAGGATTTGAAAACCTTTACTACCAATGCCATCAAACAACAAATGGCACAATTCGGACAAACAAATCCATCGGATGAGGAAGTACAAGGAATTGTTGCTAGAGTATTGTCTAATCAAGAAGAAGTAAGAAGACTTTCTGACCAAGTAGTTGCTGCTAAATTATTGGAATTGTTTAAAGAAAAAGCGAATCCAACGACTAAAGAAGTTACTTACGAAGAATTTATTGCCGCTTCTTACGGAGAATAA